The Carassius gibelio isolate Cgi1373 ecotype wild population from Czech Republic chromosome B11, carGib1.2-hapl.c, whole genome shotgun sequence genomic sequence GCACATTTACTACATCATGGACGGGCCTCAGTGGTAAGTCATATGTTTTTGACTAAGCAGAGTTCCTGTGTGGAGATCTttctggaaaaaagaaaaataaaagctaagagATTTAACTTTTggaagaacagaatgtttttccaCTGGTGTGTCAAGCCTTTTAGAGACCTCATGCTAAATTTACACCGTTCCTGTGGAGTCTGAGTATTGAATGTGATTTTcgaaaaagaatgaaaataaataatagcaCCAATCCtaaaagtatattcttttaaacatGCTTTCATTATCATATGATGGACTTTAGTATTAAAATATGAACTATGAACTTTGCTTGGACTGGGTTTTCACTTAGGGAgtgttttatgatatttaaaatgcaaatgaaatagctaacacacacacagctaacaATACTTACTGATACCATGTCAAAAGAAAGAGATTGTGAACACTGAGATATAGTGGGCAAAACTGTGAGCTAAGGTGAGCTATATGAGCATATTACAAAGAGGAGTTGAACAGGTCATGAAGATTAAATGTACTTTTTAGAGGCATGTCAGCATGAAACAGTGTTGAAATTACTGAGAatgagaaaatgaaaatgtagtagGTAACCAGTCACACTTTTAAAGCAAAGCAGAATGTATTCAAATCTACATTAGCAATCTTTTTACGTATATAAACTTTATCTGTAATACATAATGAAATATATCCCAGTTTTgatcaaaatgactaaaaatggGATGGACGGTCATGCAGATTAATGTGAACTAATAATTGAGTGGCTGCTATGAGCAGGTGATCAAGTTTGTCATACAATCCCTTCTGCTCCTGGCACTTGGCAGTTCAGGGTGTGGGACATCATGACATGCATAGCTGTTGTGCCTTTTGAGTGAATTTGCTGCTGTAATGATCTTTTCGCAGTCATGAATGTTTTGCACAGCACTCAGCACATCAGCGCGTACGCTGGTTTAAATCCTTTCATTCAGCGTAGCGCTGAGTCGACGATTGCTTTCATTTCACATGATCGATTCGTCGAGTCTCCCCACATGGTCAAGGTTTTCAATGAGCTCTCGCAAAACAAATGATGCGAACAGGCAGCATTTGTTAAAGAGGAATGTTGTTTTGAAAGCAAATGGTCTTTACGTGACTGCCATGAAATGTAtcgttttttggtttgtttgttagttttttagcAAGGAAGCAAGTgtgttttttaagttattttaaattgtaataatatttactatatgtttttactgtatttctgatcaaatataaGCAGCCCTGGATAGCATCTAAGAAGCTTACTGACCCCAGTTTTTCATTAATGGTAGTGTGTGTAAAATACACAGTGTTTggagtttaaatatttaataaatatgttttatattttattattagtagtaattgtAGTTTTAAATCATTGTAATCcctgtttttaaattttaaaaaattattctttCTTTACAGAACACAAATGAGGTTTTAATGCCATACAGTGGATTTTCTCGACCGACTGACGTTTTGTGTAAAGTGTAAGGAAACTGGACACAaaaatgtggaaaatgttttgGGTTAACGCGTCCGGTAGGCTAGCACATCCGCAATGAGATGACTAAGATGGAATTCAGGCAAACCCAGTTGTGGAAAATCATCGAGAGCGGTACATCTGGATTGAATAACTGGACTTGACAAGAAAGGGGTTGAGAGCTTGCGCCGCTTAGCAGAATGTTCTTGAAATGCAGAAGGGTGAGAAAATGGCATTTTCTACAGCTTGTCTCCATGTGCTGTGTCATGTCAGTCCTTATGGTTTGCTGGGACCACGTGGACCAAAGCGTGGTGAACCATGTGAAGTCCTACTCGTACCGTTACCTAATCAACAGCTACGATTTCATCAACAAAAGCCTCAGCGTCAGCCCAAAGGAAGCAGCCAGGTTTGGTAGCTTCCCGTATTTGATAAACAACGAGGAGGTTTGTAAAGACAAAGAAGTACTGCTTCTCCTCTTCGTGAAGTCCTCTCCACGAAACTTCAGAAGACGACAGGACATTCGCTCCACTTGGGGAAACGAGTCCTACATAAGTCACGAGCTGGGTGTTATTGTAAAATTAGTGTTTGCTATGGGAGTTCACCCTGTGGTGCAGGACAAATTGCAGACGGAATTACACAAGGAGCACAAGATACACGGTGACCTGGTTCAGCAGGACTTCCTTGACACATTCCACAACCTCACTGTGAAACTGCTGCTTCAGTTCCGCTGGACGCACGAAAACTGCGCACATGCCCGCTTCTTCATGACTGCGGACGATGACGTCTTCATCCATTTGCCCAACCTTGTGCGCTACCTTCAGGACCTCAGAAGACAGAACGTGCGCAACCTCTGGGTCGGCCACGTTCACAAGGGGGCACCTCCCATTCGCAGCAGGGACAGTAAGTACTACATGCCCTTCGACATGTACCAGTGGACTTCCTACCCAGATTACACCGCCGGGGCAGGGTACGTGGTCTCTGGCGACGTGGCAGCCAAAATCTATCAGGCCACGCTGTCTCTGAACGCCTCTTTGTATATCGATGACGTCTTCATGGGTATCTGTGCCATTGCAGCGGGCGTCTCGCCTCAGGAACACGTTTATTTCTCGGGTGAGGGGAAAACACCCTATCACCCGTGCATCTATGAAAAAATTATCACCTCTCATGGACACGAGGACGATATTAGGTATCTGTGGAAGGTTGCGACCTCCCCGCAGGTAAAAAGTATTTCGTCTGGACTGATTGGGAAACTCTATTGTGCGGCTGTGAAAATGACGCTGCTTTGTAAGCCGTACTTTACGAACACGTATTCATGCATGGGAGCTTTCACATGATGCACTATGAAGTATGAACAGTATTtaattttctccctctctcttgtTTACTTTTGCtttacatgttaaatattttGTCAGTTCAATAAAGTTTAAAGCTGTGCGCCCTAAGCATTTGTTTtgcacttttttaattttatttaaaagtatttaattttcaTGGACAGTGTAGGGCAAGAGAGCAGGAATAGAATTGGAAGATAAATTTAAATAAGTTATCTAAAATGACTTGAGTCTCACAAAACACGTCAAGGTCATATTTCCCtccaaaaaaattataagaaattgagtaaatataaaatacacatggATAAAGTGATTCTGAAAATATTAAGACTTTTCCACTAAATTCTTTCTACCAAAATCTACGGTTTCTAATCTCCGTATTGCAAGAAAAATAAtggtatattatttaaatgatcatAGTAATTTTACTGTATTGTGTGATAGCAGTAAGAATTATCATGAACTGAGAATGAGAATTAAAACACTAAAAAAGgagaaaatttgaaaataaaaaaatacattttattaatacttaatactagtaaaattttatttatttatttaatttgttttatcatCATGAACATACTGccaatttggcaaaaaaattattaaaaaaaatttgtgtgtgtgtgtgtgtgggatgaaATGGGCTTTGACATTTAAGCATATTCATAGTTCCCATTCCTATGAATTAAGACTGTTTTTAGCTACTAGGAAAGTATTTGTTTCACTGTGTCTTAACTTCCTTTCAagttgcaaatgcatttgcttctGCTTAAAGCTTTCAAACGTTTTAATGAACTGATGGTGCTATTTGTGAATGAGGATTTTAACAAGTTACATTttgctacaataaaataaaagccttTTGAGATGtattgcattgtgacattattatcATGACGACTTCTCCTCAGTCTCATCAAccaaatacaaacaatattatTCTTCATACTGTAATTACTGTATTACAGAATATAATAAGAATAACTGTTCTAAGAAGAATGAAGATTCAGCATGCGAAAACACTGCCAAAAATGTACATTCCCACAAGTGTTTTTATTTCCCACTATCATTCggaattaaaatcaattaaagtGTTAATTCCGTCATTGTTAAAGTTTGACTCTCTTTGACTCCTGTCAtaccaattttatttttttcttagattATATTAACAACAACAGTAGTGTCGAAACCTATACTCAAATTATTTTTGCTGTGAATCAAATTTAGTTCATTATAATAAGCTAAAGAAACGCAATTACTGAAAGTTGTGTTCACCTCATCTATTTGTGTTGAAACTACATGAATCACTACACTGAAACTAAACAGGGCATTTTTAGTTCTCAGCATGCTTAAAGGGATATTCATATtccacaccaaaatgaaaattattcattattcattaatcACTTTCTCCAGAGTCcctccaaacccataaaagctttgctcatctttggaacacaattgaagatattttggatgaaaaccaggaggcttgttactgtcccatagactgccaagtaaaatacactgtcaaggtccagaaaagtatgaaaaggatTGTAAGAATAGTccgtctgccatcagtggttcaactgtaacgttatgaagtgatgagaatactttttgtatgtggATAAAACAAGCATAACGACTTTAATCAACAGTTTGTTTACTCTgtgtagtgccattttggagaatatccactgGAAGCAAACAGCGTACGCTCTTTTGCGCCAGCCAGATCTGCTGAAATGCCCCTCTCTCATGTACATATGACAGTTAGCGGAAGATAGagtttataaagtttaaaatacaGATGTGTTTCTTACACATGTGCATCAATTCACTTCAATGCCTTTACTAAACCCAAGAGCCGTGTGGAGCCTTTTTTATGATGGACGGATGCACTTTTTTGGACTTCTATTAAACTATTGAATcccaacacccattcactgccattataaggCTAGGAAGATCCAGGACATTTTAATATAGCTCCGATGTatttatctgaaagaagaaagtaacctaggatggcttgagtaAATCGTAGATTAGttaacatttttggatgaactatcactttaatgatTAAACTTGTTTGTAACTACAGTTATTTTATATGAGGTTAAATAAGGTTTccttaaaaacactaaaaataaaaatgtagaaataCTCTTAACGGGCTGAGCGACTACGTCATGAATGTGTTAAAACAAGAAAGATACAGCTTAAGAATTACTTTGAAAATTCTTTATTGCTAAAACAGGATGTGAGTAATGTAAGAAAGAACATGTGTGAGCGAACATTGTtcctgtttttaaatatgtagattAGAAAGTAGAACTTTTAATAATGCATGAAACTTAAAAGCctgccaaatgtgaaaaaaatgaagaagTGGGTATGATCGCTTCACTTACCTTTAACACATTAACAACATACATCTATTCAGTTTGGGAGCAGTAAACAAATAAGCCAAATATTAAACGAACgtctattaaaacataaaaagattCTACTGAGTCACCAATAATACGTTCGCATCccagcaaaacttttttttaggaaGACAACAAGCAGAGGTCATTAGGTCAGCTGCTTTTACAGACATCAGTATGCACATGAAAAACTACTGTATGTTGTGCCAGATACCAACATGAAGACTGATAGCTTGCTTAACAAGGTTTAACAAGGAAAAAATGCACTACACAAGATGTTTCACAACATAAAATTCACAACTTACACCAAACAACAGAAACTACCTACATATGGCATAAGGTAATGAAAAAAGCAGAAGCAGTGAGTAATGTGTATATGTGATTAACTGTACTGAATGTTCTGATTGAGATATTAAGAAGTTGCCAAACTAGTTAATCCTGTACATTCAGAAATGGCATCAGATGTGTGATCAAATGTGTGTCATCACAAATCAGTTTGAGTCACTGCTTTGGTGGTGCAACAGTTCTTATTCTCATTTTGGCCAATTAGCAGAATAGGTCATTTTCACAAAGATGAGTGTTCTTCAatgtgtttggaacaacttgatgcTGAGTACAttggtgaattttcattttcgggtgaactgtgTCTTTAAGTCTGTGATAATATATCTACTAAACTGCAAAACAAGTAATGAATAATTGTTGCTCTGctgtaataattgtattattatttatattatatactatatttatttattatagaactAAACCGAAAAAAGggttaatgaaatatataaatattagaagaAATGTGTTCATATTGATACTTGATCTCTGACACTGCTTAATAAACTTCACCTTATCATGTGAGACGCTCTTTCTCAGAAGACATGTTCTTACCTGCGTCTGTTTGAAAGCGACTCTTCGGTTTCATTGCTCATGAGGACCAGACTCGATCCCCCTTGCCCTCCTTCATGCATGACTTCAATCTGTGAGAAACCACAGGAAGACAGAACACACTGGTCAGAAACCTATATAGGTTTCAAATGAAAGAAATGGCTTTATGTTTGAGATGAATGTAAAATGTGTAATAATGATatgcagtaaaatattttaaatgcaagatCTAATCCCAGGCTAACTAGGTTTTTATACATACAGTCAGGGCTTGACATTGACTTTTTTGTATGCTGCTGCTTGTAGTTGGATAaaatattcttcttctttttctatcagaaagtatagtttttccataaacatagcacataccgaactgtaccgaaAACCGTGaaactctaaaaccgtgaaacaaaccgaaatgtgaaaaagttgaactgtgCCACCCCTactgcatacagtacatacaaatgcttatgtaaaaaaaaaaaaaaaaaaaaaaaaaaaaaaaaaattcatgacaAATACATGACAAAAAATGTTAGCATTATAATCGATAAGACAATGTTCACTATTTGTagctgtgagtatttaagacatactgctgttGCACAAGTAGCATATATAATAATCCATagtagatctatacaggtggagctggggaggtaGAGGGTTTCATAGGAACTCTGAAAGCGCACTGCgaaatgtgaaaatgtttaaatgtgaaacagcaagctcattggctgcgtatgcaacatgaaccaatcagcttgtgccaagtagTTTAACACTGAAATATCATCAGTCTGAATTATTGGCACCATCAGCCTGCACCATCTAGGGTTAAATGACAAAACTTGGCATATATTTCAGACGTGACCATGTAACTGATATACCTTGATGCCACCTTTGGCTTTgcgaatattctttctttttgccAGCTCTGCATCACTGGGCTGCTTACTGGGGCAGGAGTTTTCGGTAGCTTTACGATTTGATGCTGTTGAGTTTAAAACAGAGTCAAGCAAGCTGGAAGGAATTcatattttccatttaaataattCAGAAAACAAAGCCTGAGCATTTAATACTCAGGTTATGAACCTGAAATGAGGACATGCTTCTGGAAAATAAAAGTTAAGTgataaaattacaaacaaatactACTAAACCAGTAGCAGACTGGACATGTATGCATTTCAGTCAACatacacttgtgttttttttttttttgtacttactAGGTGCAGTGTGATGTGGGATTTTAGGTAAAGTGCGTTTTGGTGAAGATTCAGGTCGAGGTGCAACTGGTTGCACTGGCCTTGTTTGCTTTGCAGAAAGCTTTTTCAGACTCGCGTGTCTTTTCTCAAACATCTCTTGAACTTCATCCAGTGTTTTTAGAGCGGTTTGTGCTTTGCCCTGTATGGGATGAGATAAAAGTGTTTATAAAATCAGTTATTTATCAGAAAAAGTTGATCGGTATCATCTTCTACAGTGGGCTCTGAAAGTCTGAAACACAATTTCAAATCTGGAATTCATCTAATTTTCACCTTTTggaaaatgtaaactaaatgggggggggggtgaaatatttaatattcaatacTATAATATTCCAgttcaaatgaataaaatgtacaatatttttttaaataataattaagtaatttataatattctatattaaacaatgttaacATTCCACAACATTAATCTTtactaatgttatttaataaaaatgcacctgTTCTTTGTTctgattattaaataatataatataacataatataatcaCTTTCATTATAgttttgataagaaaaatttattagtaaatattgaaattagCATTAGCTATGATTAATTGATGcttcagaataatttttcattgttagttcatgttaaactAATGTAGCTGAATAATGTAGATGAGTCTTTTGGATTTGACTGTATGCAAATGTATTCAACTGTAATGCGCTTGATTTGCACCTTGACCCAGTCTGACAGGACGATCTCATACTGGTTGCTGAGGTCTTTGAGGTGACTGAGCTGCTGCTCTTTGGCTGAATTCATGTACCGCTCGATGTCCTGTAACGCTGCTTCTGCACCTTCTTGGGTCTGACATCTGTCCACAGCCTGAGAGGCCAGCAGATACACTCCAGTCTCACACCACTGGTTCACCTGCcagagcacacacatacacacacagaggcacATCAATGCATCTATCTTGGAACccatttaaaatgagaaagaaaaactgTGCAGCTTATTTAATTCATCTTAACCataaaaatgattaaagaaagcggttataataatttttatttattacgcACACAGATCAAATTTAAGTCACCCATTCATTATTTGTTATCTAAactgaatgctttttttttaatttttttattttttgctgtagaaactgtatttattatattgtaaatttccccccaaaataaaaagaagcacagtcaattaaaaaatttttatgtacaaaaatgtagatagtattttcttatccttttcttatttttcagtaatccttgttctgatatttttttcctgtttaaaacaaaaaataaactgcTCACATTAACTGAAACAGCTGAAAATTGtgtaaaaatttgattaaaactgaaaaacatgaagacatttttaaaatgttccctTAGCAACTATAAtaattgaaattttaaataagttaaattaattaattgaaatttaaGTACTAAAacggaataaataaaataaatgaaaataagtaaCAAAAGTACATACATtatgtaaaacttcaattaaaattaaaattaaaactgaaaatataaaaataagctaATTCAGAATATTGATAGATAATGGaatggtatataaataatatactatatacagtacataagcaCAATTGTGCAATTTTTGTCAAGCCATACTTGCATTAATGCACTGCAAAATAtaattatagttttatattttgtttattttcctcAACCTTTCTCTTATATGAAAGAGAAATTATTCttatatgaaatgaaatgttctaAAATGGCGAAAACATTCAactaagatatatatttttttggaaacgtCATCTCTCAAAATCAAGCATTTTCCATGTCTTGAAACAATCACCCCAAGGTAAAATCTGTGTGTGGTAATTTGACAGGATGTGTGTTGTTTGGCGAACCTCATCGATTCGTTTGTGGATTTCAAGTGATTTGGTCAGAATGTCCCGTTTCTTTTTGGCCTCATTGCTGAAGTCGTCACAGATCCGCCGCAGTTCGACACACTTGGGCCGGATGGAGTCCACGGCGTAGTGGTCACTTTGAATGAGCTGGTCACCATGCTGAGCGTGAAGCTGAGCTTTCTCCAAAGACTCCTGTACAGATCAATAAACACAAGAAAGCTATGAATAAACATATGAGGAATGATTTACAATACACAGTTGACTAGCAGAGTCGTAACAGCAGCAATGCTATGTTTGtgtcttttattcattttattcattaattatacCACATACTTTCACACAGTACCTGCACGTTCTTGGCATTCTGAAAAAGGCCAAgaaaaaaacatgctttatctTTCTAGATAAGCTGGTTGCTTGGAAGAGGAAAACCTTCCATGCAAAACATGCCCTGGTAACCAGTACTGCTGGTCTTTTTCAAGACACACTTGTGTTATTAATCCTTGGAAACAGATgtctaaacaaacattttttttaattgacattgTATTTGTTTCAAAATTCAAATATGTATGCAAgtgaatacattaaaatatacaagCTTTTACAAATAGTGTTTCTTAAATATTATGaatgtatttgaatgtatatatattttacaatataatgaaacagaaaacagttatttcattctgttgtaattttgatcaaataaatgcagagcaaaagaaaccggtttttaaaaaaatatgagtaatttaattattttaattattgctaGTGTATAggattatataaatatgtatttatacagtGATTGGGGGATTTATACGGTGACTGGGGAAACAGAACAAATGGTTATTGTTGAGCCCGCTATGTAAACTCAATGGACTGCTTTGCATACCAGGCCTGATTCCAGATTCAAAAGATTTTGACCTGAGCTTTGTCCTCCAAAGTTTTCAGATCCCCCAGCAGATGTTCCACCCGAGCCACACAGTCCCCGGTGTCAGACAGGCCCAGCAGGGTCTCCATCAGGCCGTCCAGAGAAACTTTCACCTGGTGCAATAGATGCAACAGACTCATTTCAACAGCTTGGTTGACTAGTCAACTGCTCCAGGGATATCTGGTATATAATGGCAGAGGCACACCCAATGCATCATACCTCTCTGAAGTCCTGCTCAAAGTGCCGTAATTGTAAGCACTGCTCTAATTTAAGGTGATGCCTTGACCAGAATTGTTCAAATGCATTCTCTGTCTCATCGAGCTGCGCTAACAACctgagacaaacaaacaaacacacaaacgcgTTTACAGTGTGCATGTCAGAATTAGATTTCACAGAGGAACATGAGATGACACCAGGCTTTAAAGAATAATAGCACAACTGTAACAAGAACTGCCCAAGTCTGGTTAAAATAGAGGAAATGGCTGTAAAttccaaaaatacattattaacgTCCCTACTGTGAATGACTCATGGAACGAGTTAAAAAATTACTCATGGTATTAGTTGAAAAAATGTGCTTATAATCTTTCATCAGAATGTAACTTGTTCGGTGACTCTTTTTATTTGCTGATGCCatcaagatcttttttttttttgcattcctgATGGTTAAAATCTCCAACAAAATCGATCTTCTGTTTTGTTTGTGCGTGTCATATTGAATGTCACGTAGTCACCCAGAAACGTGTTATGACATTATCCCAGCCAACAAGTTATGAACGATGTTAGAACGCTTGTTCAAAGTTATCTGGTCTGTAATAATGTTCTGAAAATCTTAGCACAAGAAGGGGAAAAAGCTTGTATGATTTggaaacataacataaacataattaaatggGAATGTTAGCAACATATTTTTGCTAGCTGGTCTGGTCTTTATCTTCACAAAACTttaagcacacaaaaaaaaaaaaaactacgtgTCGTAGATGgatttatttggtttatttctCGAAACATTTTAGGCATTCGTTTTAGATTTTTATATGTTGCTGCTTATTTCCAAATGTAAACCGCAACATTCCGATAAAGTCTGCAAAACATTCCGATAATGTTCACAAAACGTTTAAACGGAATGTTCGCATTTCCCACATTCTTTTGTTAGCTGGGATTCTCCTTAAGCTGTAGAGTATTATAATTAATGGTGTAACGTTTTGTGTTTTGACAAACCTCTCGGCAGTTGTTTGGTTCTCTACCTCATCTGGGTTCAAAATGTGGCTCTCGGCTTTACTGGCCTGCTCTTTGATACAGGACAGCAGAGTATTTCCTTGCTTTATAGCCATTTTCAGCTCATCCTGTGCAGGGAGAAGGAAACGTGGCAGATGAATACtgaattaatttgtatatatgcAAAACACAGTAAATCAAGATAAATACAGATCAGGTTTTATTGTTCCACACTGTTTTAGAAACGGTTCAGATAAGAACAACCCGACAACATTcggcaataaaataaaagaacagaaCTATAATGACATCAAACGAACCAACGTGAACTACTGTTTTCTAAATGTGATGAGCGACCTGGAGCTTATCGTGTTTTTCGGTGTGTGTGATGAGCAGATCTTTGGTGCACTGGACGTCATTGGGAAGTTCGGTTTCTGCCAGGTCGGTTCCAAACTTCTGCAGCATCTGTGCTGTGCTCTTCACCGTTAATGCAAAGTTCTCAACGGCCTAGGGCACAACAGTTTAACACAGTCTGAACAGATAATATGCATATGAGGTTACAAATCTTGCTTTTAAAAAACTGAGCATTTTTTTGCATTGCACATACAGTGCATTTATGTTTCTGCCTTTCTGTAAATATGATATTCATTTTTAACTTTCGTACTGTGCGATGGTGAATCCATTGACTGTGGCAGTAGTCCAGGGTTCCCCCGAGATCGCAGGTCAGCTGGCCTTTGTCAATGTAGCCATGCAAGTCTGACAGGGAATTTAACATAACAATCTACAAGAGAAGAGAAAAGAACAAAGAACATTTCTACAATGCTGCATGTGATTGCAGCTGTTATGACTAACTATCTAACTCATCTGCATACGACATTTTGTGAAATTGAAGTATGTAAACAACAACGCGACAATCATCATTTCCTTAATGTGAAAAGAGTAGCAGGATGCAGATGATAATCTCATGCAGCAGGATATGCCATGAATATGTGACAAAGCAGCATTACACACATTCACCGCCACCACCTTGACGTAAGCGCAGAGATAAGGCATCACTTTAATGCACAGAGCAGGAACCtcaatgttttttaatgtaacacTGCTCCCTGTGTCTTTTTTAAAGTGGCGTTAAAACAGGGTTAGAAATTATTTGTAGATTAACACCCTTTCAAACATGCATAATGCAACAGGGTGACCGGCTGTGTCAATAATTAAGTGGATGAGTGATCATGGTTACAAACACTCCAGGGTGCCATGCGCATCGTATGGCGAATGAACGGACGTGCCGAGCGTCCAGACAGACAGAAGCATGCTTACCGGTACCTTCAATTTGAAGTCATCCTTATGTAACCGCATACTGACATCAGCTATGGCCCTCTGGAGGAGACGTGAGGGTTTCAGAACCAAAACAAGCTGGAGATTTCCCGGAAAGGAGCCCTTCAGGTCATGGAAGAAAATTAAACACAAAAGTTTAGACTTATTTCTTCGACAATTCTGTGACCATATAAATACTTACAACCTTTTTTGTCTTTGTAACTTCTTGAactaataaaacacacaaacacacacacacacacacacacacacacacacacacacacacatacatatatatatatacacattttttatgtatatatttttgtttgttaatgtattataattagaaagatatcatataatatatattaatgtattatatgtAATGTATATAACATACAagtaaaacataatatttttccaagtaat encodes the following:
- the b3gnt5a gene encoding lactosylceramide 1,3-N-acetyl-beta-D-glucosaminyltransferase A; the protein is MFLKCRRVRKWHFLQLVSMCCVMSVLMVCWDHVDQSVVNHVKSYSYRYLINSYDFINKSLSVSPKEAARFGSFPYLINNEEVCKDKEVLLLLFVKSSPRNFRRRQDIRSTWGNESYISHELGVIVKLVFAMGVHPVVQDKLQTELHKEHKIHGDLVQQDFLDTFHNLTVKLLLQFRWTHENCAHARFFMTADDDVFIHLPNLVRYLQDLRRQNVRNLWVGHVHKGAPPIRSRDSKYYMPFDMYQWTSYPDYTAGAGYVVSGDVAAKIYQATLSLNASLYIDDVFMGICAIAAGVSPQEHVYFSGEGKTPYHPCIYEKIITSHGHEDDIRYLWKVATSPQVKSISSGLIGKLYCAAVKMTLLCKPYFTNTYSCMGAFT